A window of Pseudophryne corroboree isolate aPseCor3 chromosome 1, aPseCor3.hap2, whole genome shotgun sequence genomic DNA:
AGAGAAGTACCTGTACTGTAAAATACACAGATTGCTACTTGGGAAGATGGGAtggaagctgtatatgaaacatttaCCTTAGCAATGTTGTAAAACGCATACTGTAGACACACAAAGTCCCCTTAATTTGGTCTGCAAAACCGACAAATAAAAGTACAGTTTGCATTAATGTTAGTACATAAGCTTCATATTCTGCTATACTCACACACTCACAAGTTGGCTAAAATACAGTTTCCTAAAAATATACGAAATGAATTCCAAACATTTGTACAACCTGTTAGTGTGGGCAATTTATATTCAAAACACTGAGCATTGAGAGACAGAGAAACACATTCTAGTAAATAAAAAAGCCCTGTTTATTTGCCTCAGCATGTTGTTCATTGGCGCAGTTACAGTGTATTACTACTGGCATTCCTGCTCAGGATTTGGATGGGGCAGCTGTTGATCTCTGCTTCTCTTACGCATCACTCCATTTTCTTCTGCTACCATCTGCTCATGAAGTTGTACCAGATCTTCCCTGGTATCTCTCTCACATCCTCTCTCTCTTACCCAGTATACATCAACTGATCCCCCAGAGTAGGCATCTCTTCTGCCTGCATGGCACACTGCTCTCCTGGCCAGTTGACGGGCTTCCTCTTCTTCCATCCCAGGCTTGTATCCCTCATCTATGATGCTGTATGCATATGGGGAGCCTGATCCTACTGAGAGTATGTCTGAGCTGAGACGGGTTCCGTCATTATATACATAACAGATGCACGGCCCATTCCTATCCCAGCCACAAAGAGTGAAGGCAGCACAAACATCAGTTCCATGGAACGGCATCATCAGAACACTCAACATCCTGGCTGCTCCTCGAACACTGGGCATGTACCCATTCCGTACCTTGTACAGTCTGCACTCTCTAGCCAAAGCTCGTCCAAAGAACTGACAGTCAGCTGAACTCCCTGAGGTAGTGGCGAGAAGATGGCTGTGAACTAGGAAAGCTTTGCGGCTATCGGGGCTGCAGACAAGATGTCCTGCAGAGGAACGTGTGTCAGTTGCAACAGCAACACCCCCTGCATAGAGAAAGGCCAGTGTGGTAGTGCCATGTGCTGGTGGTGGGGGACCAGAGTTGCAATGatgagaagaagaagaaaaaactttTGGGTTCTGAAGTACATGAGGGGAATTTAATAACCTGAAAGATGGAAATAAATGTAGCTTATGTGGATGGGACTGCCTTGAAGAAGTGACATCCCAGCCACAGATACTCTGCAGTGCCATTTCATCTATACAGTTCTGAGGATGGTGCTACTTATATATTGTTTCAGGGGAAAATAGATTTACTTATCATGTATCTTTGGCTGTGCTTGAAGACACATGATACATATAGTAAACACAGTTTTGAGGAGTTCACCAAAGACTTATGAACATGGCTTAGCGTTTCCTGACATAAGATACCTGGGATAAGGTGTTTGCTGGAGAAAGAGAAAGGTGATAAATGAGGAAAAGCAGCTTCATGATGCTGTCACTTAAACCTCCTAAAGAACATAATACTCTTTATTTTCATACTGATATATTGCAATTATGTTTAGATTATTTCTTTTCATTAACAATAAAACAATTCAACCTTTTGTTTATTATTTCATTCCAAAatctttttgtttttaaaaaatatatatatattttcaattctTGTAGTGTACATTGTTGTATATTAAACATTTGCCTGGTGCCAGAGAAAATCATCACCCAAATGTATCATGAAGGTTCAGTAACCGTAAGTGCCTCTCAGCCAAGAACGTTAAGCTCCCAGAGAGCCAATTTGCCAGCAAGTAAGCTTGAAAGCCTAAGCTGTCAAATTTACAGCTGTCTGTTTCCTAGAGTGCCTGGCTCCCAGTGAGGCGTAGTTCTGAGTCTGCCTGATTGCCAGTGACATGCAGCAGCTCACAGCATACCTGGCTTTCAACAAAGGTTAGCTccccaataataataatatactcaaAGAAAGGCGGACTGAGCTCTCACAGTGCCCAGCTCCCAGAAACTAAATCTACCAGTGATACCTAGCTCCCAGTGAGAACCAGTTTACAGGATCTAACTTTGTTCTATCTTCCATTATACAGTATCTGTTCTTGCAGCATAAATTCCGACAATTGCACATTTTCAcaccagaggtgcttccactaacCGTTGTTTACCAATTAAGAGTGTGCCTGTGACATCCATAACttttgaaaactagagatgagtggtttggtttttttttttataaatgaacgTACCTAAACTTAGGGGATCCGTGTGTTTCCAAGTCTCAGGTCGGGTCTTACCGACAAACTCTGAGTGGAATCTCATGTTGTAGATGTGTCCTGTGttggatcttgcatgttttggattgccATATAAAGGTCCCCCCCTCATGATGAGGCACCATTTTACACTGGAAAGTGGAGGGAGAGGGTGTGCGAAGGGACAGAAGATTGGAAcacgttgtaaaaaaaaaaaaacaacaagccaTTAGCATGCCATTAGGGTACCATTAGTGTTTACAGTTGGTTTACTATAGTAGGTATCTGGAGACAGGAGTAGGTGCATGAGAAGGGTGACTGGCTTCAGGCATCATATTCATAGGCTGCAGTTaagataccggctgttgggatcccagcagtctgaATACTGATGCCTAAATCCTGAAATCCATCAGAATGCCGATGTGGGTAACCTAACAGAGTCAGGAGACtgataccggaatcccgaccgccagaatagcAGGATAGGGCtagggctgtggtggtggtggcggtGGGTTTGGTCTAGGTGCCAcctggggacgggggggggggggggttagggttaggctgcagggggaggagggggtaggATTGGGTTAGGTTGCGGTTTAGGCACcatcagggggaggttaggtttaggcactgaggaggagggttaggctgccggggcggggggggttaggtttaggcaccaccggcaggaggttagggttaagcactaaggggggaggttagcgttagggtgCAGGAAggaaggggtaggggagaggggctaGCATGCGTACCTCGCTCCTGGAGAAGTGATAGCATACGTACCTCGCCCCTGGAGAAGGGATAGCATACGTACCTTCAGTGGTGTtgagagaggggggaagagggtatatattacctgggcccaggtctgatggaggggatcagtgagggtccagtagggtccCAGGCCCCtttccccttacctggcagcagcagctcttctcctcagcccagcacactctgctgtgtactgggctgcagtgtggccatggaggtgcttataatacaatttttttcagtattttttttctaagggtacatgaccacacctcctgtgattaggccacgccccttgaaaagtacctgggcccagcccggctctcgactgccctgcgtaccttgcccctgtcgggattttaaacatcgggatgccggtgtcagtattgtgactgcctgcatcccatccaccggTCAAACATACCAAACCCATACTCactcagtgtatgtatgtgtgtttgcacACACACTGTAAACAAATGCAAACTGTGTGTGGTGCTGGAAAAATAAGTTTAAAAAAACTAAACGTTACTGAGCTGCGCCCCAAGAAGCCATCTTTTGAGTTTTTTTcggttataaaaaaaattataattaaaaaaaaataagaatttacttaccgataattctatttctcatagtccgtagtggatgctggggactccgaaaggaccatggggaatagcggctccgcaggagactgggcacaaaagtaaaagctttaggactacctggtgtgcactggctcctccccctatgaccctcctccaagcctcagttaggatactgtgcccggacgagcgtacacaataaggaaggattttgaatcccgggtaagactcataccagccacaccaatcacaccgtacaacttgtgatctgaacccagttaacagcatgataacagaggagcctctgaaaagatggctcacaacaataataacccgatttttgtaacaataactatgtacaagtattgcagacaatccgcacttgggatgggcgcccagcatccactacggactatgagaaatagaattatcggtaagtaaattcttattttctctgacgtcctagtggatgctggggactccgaaaggaccatggggattataccaaagctcccaaacgggcgggagagtgcggatgactctgcagcaccgaatgagagaactccaggtcctcctcagccagggtatcaaatttgtagaatttagcaaacgtgtttgcccctgaccaagtagctgctcggcaaagttgtaaagccgagacccctcgggcagccgcccaagatgagcccactttccgtgtggaatgggcttttacagattttggctgtggcaggcctgccacagaatgtgcaagctgaattgtactacaaatccaacgagcaatagtctgcttagaagcaggagcacccagcttgttgggtgcatacaggataaacagcgagtcagattttctgactccagccgtcctggaaacatatattttcagggccctgactacgtccagcaacttggaatcctccaagtccctagtagccgcaggtaccacaataggctggtttaagtgaaacgctgaaaccaccttagggagaaattgaggacgagtcctcaattctgccctgtccgtatgaaaaattaggtaagggcttttataggataaagccgccaattcggagacacgcctggctgaagccagggctaacagcattaccactttccatgtgagatattttaagtccacagtggtgagtggttcaaaccaatgtgattttaggaaccccaaaactacattgagatcccaaggtgccactggaggcacaaaaggaggctgtatatgcagtacccccttgacaaacgtctgaacttcaggaactgaagctagttctttttggaagaatatcgacagggccgaaatttgaaccttaatggaccctaattttaggcccatagacagtcctgtttgcaggaaatgcaggaaacgacccagttgaaattcctctgtaggggccttcctggcctcacaccacgcaacatatttacgccaaatacggtgataatgttgcacagttacatccttcctggctttgatcagggtagggatgacttcatccggaatgcctttttccttcaggatccggcgttcaaccgccatgccgtcaaacgcagccgcggtaagtcttggaacagacagggtccctgctggagcaggtcctttcttagaggtagaggccacgggtcttccgtgagcatttcttgaagttccgggtaccaagtccttcttggccaatccggagccacgagtatagtccttactcctctccttcttatgattctcagtaccttgggtatgagaggcagaggagggaacacatacactgactggtacacccacggtgttaccagagcgtccacagctattgcgtgagggtcccttgacctggcgcaatatctgtccagttttttgttgaggcgggacgccatcatgtccacctttggtttttcccaacggttcacaatcatgtggaagatgtcacgatccgggtatctggacgccattacttacccttcagatgcctcctaaggctggctcagcgttccaggaccggatcccgctgttcctgagtttccacatgcagaatgtcagagtggtgatttcatcagccgcggcctccgctgtgcccgcgtggttaaatgtgcgcttgtcagtctggagtctcctgtctcctgtggccggcgtcgccattactgtttcaattctcacatggattacaaaccaaacttccctccaagtgtctgcatgggcgcagccatcttggattttgtcatctgagcatttccaccaatctgctgtctgtattgttgatttgcataattgcctagccaaccccttccttgctgcaggtataagtaagctgtgcctgagcaaggaaggcgtcagtgctttggttgtctaacctagttccagtttgtctctctcctgtggttgtcttccaggttccagctcctgtctccagacttctgctatagagacccgcaccagcattccatctgcggtgtagcctgactctccgatccattctggactcacctgtttccagttacaacaatcacctgcttccagcccagcttccagcagtgtacagcttctcttaaagggccggtgtcctttctgcagtttaccactctccaccggtattattatttcaccgctctcaaactccaaacttcatcaatcacctgcttccagcccagcttccagcagtgtacagcttctcttaaagggccggtgtcctttctgcagtttaccactctccaccggtattattatttcaccgctctcaaactccaaacttcatcaatcacctgcttccagcccagcttccagcagtgtacagcttctcttaaagggccggtgtcctttctgcagtttaccactctccaccggtattattatttcaccgctcttaaactccaaacttcattattatttcatcgctctcaagttcgtttattatttaactggttccagccagtatccactccgtaccaacaacagtctggttccagccagtatccacagcagccgttttatcttcagcaacccagcctttcctggaacaccagctggtacgatcctgggttctctccattgctacagtcaggtctggtaaggactttccaactagaagattataagaactgtctcactctaccagtgcctgtggcccttgccaccctgtagtacccaggaattgtatttatcctctgttgacttttatgtttcctttactgctgctgtgttacggagtttgtcataataaacatcattgacttttatcctggttgtcgtggtcacgccttcgggcagttattctacatgttacttacatttctaggggtctgatacaacctcccaggttccgttacatctcagcccctacaactgaggctgcttcccgtcagctcaggccctcagttgtgacagtaagcactgacctaatgaatccagccggagaccaggatcaagcggccaggccaatgcaagaactggcagcccgacttgaacatcaggaggctgcacagggccacatcatccgctgtctccaggatctctctacacggctggatgggattcaaacgaccctccgtggacctggcacgtccggtgcgtccactacagtgacaccagctgtaaccccacccaccttacccatttccagtccacatcttcatcttccaacgccagcaaaatttgatggatctccaaggttctgcaggggatttctcaatcaatgtgaaatccactttgagcttctacctggcaatttcttcagtgaccgtaccaaaattgcctatatcatctcccttctcagtggctcagcccttgactgggcatcacctttatgggagaagtctgatcccctgctatcctcctatactgactttgtagctacattcaggcgcatcttcgacgagccaggccggataacatctgcttcatctgagattctccgtttacgccagggaacacgtactgtgggatagtatcttatacagtttaaaatcctggcatccgaactggcatggaacgacgaggccctgtatgctgcattctggcatggcttatcagaacgcatcaaggatgagttagctaccagagacttgccctctaagttggatgagctaatttctctttgcacgaaggttgatctacgtttcagagagagagcaactgagcgaggaagatcatctactcctaaatcttctgctcctcctcctcgtcaaccatctccatccaaggatgagcctatgcaaattagtcgttctcgtctatctcccgttgagcgccgaagacgtctctctgagtctctctgtctctactgtgcagctccgtcgcacactatcaatgcctgtcccaaacgtccgggaaactccagatcctagctcgccaaggagagggccggctaggagtaatgatctcctctccatctcctcatgactgtaacctcccagtgtcgctccaaattgctcaacgttacaggaacgtcattgccctccttgattccggagcagctgggaatttcataaccgaagcttatgttaaacggtggtccctacccaccgagagactgtcctcgtccatctctttgactgccatggatggcagcaagatttttgacgcagtcatttccttaaggactcttccagttcgtctgagagtgggagttcttcattctgagtatatttcttttttagtgattccaagagccacacatccagtggttttaggccttccatggctccgtctccacaacccatcaattgactggacgactacgcaaatactggcatggggtccctcctgtgctgagacttgtttagccaaagttcttcctgtttgttcttccttccccaggtcatctgatgttccgcctcctccatatcaagacttcacggacgtgttcagtaaagcctctgctgatatccttcctcctcatagagaatgggactgcccaatcgacctcattccagggaaggttccaccgcgaggccgaacttatccgttgtctctgcctgagacacactccatggaagagtacatcaaagagaacctggcgaagggtttcatccgaccatcttcttctccagccggcgcaggcttcttcttcgtcaagaagaaagacggtggtctgcgtccgtgcatcgactacag
This region includes:
- the LOC134899995 gene encoding proteasome subunit beta type-11-like; the protein is MALQSICGWDVTSSRQSHPHKLHLFPSFRLLNSPHVLQNPKVFSSSSHHCNSGPPPPAHGTTTLAFLYAGGVAVATDTRSSAGHLVCSPDSRKAFLVHSHLLATTSGSSADCQFFGRALARECRLYKVRNGYMPSVRGAARMLSVLMMPFHGTDVCAAFTLCGWDRNGPCICYVYNDGTRLSSDILSVGSGSPYAYSIIDEGYKPGMEEEEARQLARRAVCHAGRRDAYSGGSVDVYWVRERGCERDTREDLVQLHEQMVAEENGVMRKRSRDQQLPHPNPEQECQ